Part of the Terriglobales bacterium genome, CTTGGGATAGACCTTGGTCTGCTTGCGCAGGAAGTCGGCGGTCTCTCCGGCGCGGGCAAAGTCGTCAATGAGCTGGCGAGTTGGTTCGGCGGCAGGTTTCATAAGGGTCGACGGTCGACGGTCAATGGCGGTTGGTCGTTGATCGTTCGCAATGCGGTCTTGGCCAACGACTCACGACAACTGGGTAAACGACCTCCCTCATTTCATCAAAATTCCCACAATCGAGGCGGACATCAGGTTGGCCATGGTGCCGGCGAGCATGGCACGGAGCCCAAGCCTTGCCAAGTCGGAGCGGCGGTTAGGCGCCAAGGCGCTGATGCCGCCAATCTGTATACCAATGGAGCTGAAGTTTGCAAATCCGCAGAGGGCGAAGGTGGCGATGGTGAAGGAACGGGGGTCGAGGGCAGCCTTCATCTGGCCGAGGTTGGCAAAGGCGACCAATTCGTTGATCACCATGCGGGTGCCGAGCAGGTTGCCGACGGCGGCGCAGTCGCGCCAGGGGATGCCAATGACAAACGCTACCGGCGCGAAGATGACGCCAAACACGCTTTCCAGGCTGGCAGGAAACCAACTTGCCCAGTGATTGTGAATGCCGCCGAAGATGGCGTTGACGAGCGCAATGAGGGCGAGAAACGAGATCAGCATGGCGGCGACATTGAGCGCCAGGTGGAGGCCGTCGATGGTGCCGCGGGCAATGGCGCCGAGGACGTTTTCATCCTTGTGCATGTCGACGTTATCGATCTCGGCGGTGGCGGCGGCAGTTTCAGCGCCGGGAGGATTGCGCTCGCCAGTGAGCGGAGTTTCGGTTTCCGGGACCAGCATCTTGGCCATGAGAATGGTGCCGGGAGCGGTCATGATGACGGCGCTGAGCAGGTGCTTGGCCTCGATGCCGTACAGGACATAGGCGCCCATGATGCCGCCGGAAACGTGGGCCATGCCGGCGGTCATGATGGTCATCAGTTCCGAGCGGGTGAGCGAGGGGAGGAAGGGGCGGATGGTGAGGGGCGCTTCGGTCTGGCCCATGAAGATGCTGGCGGCAACGTCGAGCGATTCGGCGCCGCTGGCGCCCATGAGCTTCATCACCTTGGCAAATTGCTTGATGATGAACTGCATGATGCCGAAGTGATAGAGCACGGCGAAAAATGCCGAGACGAAGATGATGGTGGGCAGCACCTGGAAGGCGAAGCTGAAACCGAAATTCGACTGCTTCTTCCCGATTTCACCGAAGATGAAGGACGAGCCGGCAAAAGAGAAGTCGAGGAAACGGGTGACCCCGGCGCCGGCCTTGGCGAGCGCGGAGCGGCCGGCGTCAAAGCGCAGCACCAGGAAGGCGAACAGGAACTGCAAGCCGACGCCCCAGCCCAGGGTCTTGAGGCGGATGGAGCGGCGGGAGGTGGAGAAGGCGAAAGCCAGCCCCAGCATGGAGAGCAGTCCGAGAATGCCGACGAAGCGATACATGAGGTTCCAGTTTCTGCTTGCTAGTTTCTGGTAGCGAGTTCAGCGCAAAGCAGATTCCTCGCGGGCTAAAGCCCGCTCGGAACGACACATCCTTCAACAACGCTTTGCGGTACGACTAAAGTCGTGCCCTTCCCTACTCCCCGATCACGCGATGAACCAGCGTTGGCAGCGCGGCCGGAGGCTGCGACGAAATCGTGTACGCGGAAAGCAACAGGCGGCGCGCCTCGTCCAGTCGCGCGTCGGCATTGTAATGCACCGTACAAAGCGCTTCGCCTTGGGCGACCGCATCTCCTAACTTCTTGTGGACCATGATTCCAACGGCGGGATCGACCGCATCTTCCTTCCTCTCGCGGCCACCACCGAGCACGACGCAGGCAGTCCCCACCTGCTCGCACATGATGGAGCTGACGTAACCGGCGGCCGGGCTGGGAATCTCGATCTGGTGCAGGGCGTGCGGCAGGCGATCGCGAAAACGGAGCACGGACGGGTTCCCGCCCTGCAGGGTGATGATTTCGCCAAACTTGGCCAGCGCGGCGCCGCTGACGATGGTCTGCGCCGCCAGCGTGCGGCCGGCTTCGACGTCGGGAACGCTCTCCCCGAGGTACAGCATCCAGCCCGCAAGTTCGAGACAGATTTTCGCGAGGTCTTCCGGGCCCTTGCCGGAAAGTATGTCGACGCACTCCTGCACTTCCATGGCATTGCCGACGGCGTTGCCAAGGGGTTGGTTCATGTCGGTGATGAGCGCGACCATGCGCTTGCCCATGCGGCGGCCGGTCTCGACCATCAACTCGGCGAGACGGATCGCATCTTCCTCGCGCTTCATGAAGGCGCCGGAGCCGGTCTTGACGTCAAGCACCAGCGCGTCAATTCCCTCCGCCAGTTTCTTGCTCATGATGGAGCCGCAAATCAGGGCCGGGCTCTCGACGGTGCCGGTGACGTCGCGGAGGGCGTAGAGCTTCTTGTCGGCAGGCGCGATTTCGGCGGTCTGCCCAATGAGCGCGCAACCGCATTCGCGGAGCACGCGGCGGAATTCCTCGAGCGACAGGTTGACGTTGAAGCCGGGGATGGACTCCAGCTTGTCAAGCGTGCCGCCGGTGTGACCAAGGCCGCGTCCGCTGATCATGGGGACGACGACCCCGGCGGCGGCAACCACCGGCGCGATGACCAGGGAGGTCTTGTCGCCGACGCCACCGGTGGAATGTTTGTCGACTTTGCGTCCGGGAATGTCGGAGAGATCGAGCACCTGGCCGGAGTGGAGCATCGCCTCGGTAAGCGCGGTGAGTTCGGCGGCGGTGGTGCCCTTGAGCAGGATCGCCATCAGCAGCGCGGCAATCTGGTAGTCGGGAATGGCACCGGTAGTGTAGGCGGAGATGAGATAGTTGATCTCGTCGCGCGTGAGTTCGCCGCCATCACGCTTGCGGCGAATGACGTCCACGACGCGCACGCTGCGGGCGCGGCTGGCGGCCCCGGGGCCGTGAGAGCCAGCGGTCACAGCTTGAATCCCGCCGGGAGCAGAGCACGTGCGGTGGAATGCTCAAGACCGGGGCGGCCCTGGAAGATGACGTCGGCCTCGGGGCCGAACTCGAAGATGACCTGGCGACAGGCACCGCAGGGGGAGCAGGGGGCGTCGTTGCCATTGAACACGACCACGGCGCGAATTCGGAACGAGGGCCCTTCGGCGGCGATGCCGGCGGAGATGGCGGAGCGTTCCGCGCAAATGGTCAGACCGTAGGACGCGTTCTCGACATTGCAGCCGACATAGATGGCGCCGGAAGCAGAGAGCACAGCAGCGCCGACGCGAAACTTCGAATACGGAGCGTACGCGCGGGTCAACACCTCGCGCGCGGCGACGAAAAGGCGTTCCTTCTCGGTGGCGGACAAAGGCGGTTTGACAGGAACTTGCGGTTGCGCGCCCGACATGGGATTGGAATTAGTTGCATTAAAGGCGAGATGGGGGATTTTTTCAAGCAGCGATTGAGGTTGGAGGGTTATTAGCCGGGGAAAGCAACAAGGTTAGTCGAGTATCCGCCGTGCCCTAATTTTCCTTTCTAGGGAGGTCGGGCTGACGGCCTCCGGAAAATCATGCCGGCCTCGCCTGCGGCTCGGGCTGGGTTCGATGGGCATCGCTAGCCCAAGGCTTGCGCCTTGGGCTAGCACAGCGTGCCGGGCTCGCTACGCTCGCACTGGCCCCTCGCTGCGGAGGACGACGGTCCGATGGGTATCTCCCGTGGCTTGCGCGGCTAGCACATCCTGCCGGGCCCGCTGCGCTCGGGCTCGCTGCGCTCACACTCTCTCTGACCGCGCCCAGCTAAAACCGGCGGACACCCAGCTATTTCAAGGCGGTTTGCGCGGCGGCGGTGATTTCCAGGGTCGAGGGATCCTGGAGGAAAACGACGGCGCGGAGGTTCTCACGGCGCCAGTCGGGTTTCAACGTGAGTTGCTGGCGTGCGGTGAACTGTCCGGACGAGATCTTCCCTATTTTGCGCAATTCGCGGACGACGGCGGTGTGGCGCAGCAGGCGTCCGTGGTTTTCGCCGCGTCCGACCTGGGTACTTAAGTCCGACTCGGTGACGGCCAAAATGACGTCCAGCCGATGCGAACCAGCGTTTTCGATGGCGATGTCCACTGCCTCGCCGTGAGGGCGGATCAACAAAGATGGCAGGGTAGGGTGGGTACGCACGGCATCCTGGATGACGCGCGCGGCGCGCGAGCTATCGTTACCGACGAATTCGGTGCGGCCGTTGATCACCATCTGCGGTGTGTAAGGCGAGTCGATGCGGAATTGCGCCGCATAGCTCTCCTGGCGACGCGTGTATTCCGCCGAGGAAAAGCGATCCTTCCATCCCAGTCCGTCCCAGTAATCGACGTGCTCGCCGAGCGCGATGATCTCCGCGCCGGGAACGGAATTGCGATCCAGGCTCATGAGCAGGGCGTCGGCGGGCGGGCAACTGGAGCAGCCCTCCGATGTAAAGAGCTCAATCACGACCGGGACTGGCGCGACGTTGGCGGCAGGTTCGGCCGCGACGGCCGGAATTGCCAAAATCAGCAGTAAAAAGATGATAGCAACGTTATTTCTCATTACTGAGTGAGATGCGTTGAGGGATAAAGAGTTACGCCTTAGCGGACGGGGCCGGGGCGGGCAGCTTCGGGGCCAATGTCCGATAATGCGGTAACGCTTCCCAGTAAGGTGAAACGCGGCGACGTTTCGAGTAGGATTTTGTTCCCGTTGATGCGCACTTCCTGGTCCGGCGAACAACACCATGGCAATCGATAACAGAAGATCGCTCGCACTCATAAAAAAGCTGGACCGGGCCCTGGCAATGCGAGACGCGAAACTGCCTGCGGAACGGGTGCACCAGATACGCACCAGCGCACGACGTTTGGAGGCACTGCTGGAAACCCTGGGCGATGATGCCGACGCGCGGCAGCGCAAGCTGCGCAAGCGACTGAAGCGGTTGCGGCGGCTGGCGGGCGCGATCCGCGATGTAGACGTGCAGATGGTCGCACTGCGAAAGCTGAACATTAAACGCGAGCAGGAACGCAAAGCGGCGCTGATGCAGACGCTGAGCGAGATGCGCGGCAAGCGCGAACTAGCACTGGTGGAAGCGCTCGATGAGAAAGTTGTACGGAAGGTCCGGAAGGGGTTGCGCCGCTGGAGGCAATCCATCAGCGCCGAGAGAAGCCGAGAACGCGCGTACGGTGATCCGGTGGCAGCATCGTTGCGAGGGTTTTCCAGCCTTTCGCGCCAGATGGGCAGCTTGACGACGGAAAACCTGCACGCCTACCGCACGCGCTGCAAGCGCATACGATACCTGGCAGAAATTGGCGGGAGCACGGCGGAAGCGAAGCGAGTGGTGGAACCGCTGAAGCAGATCCAGGACGCCATCGGCGACTGGCACGATTGGTTGACCCTGACCGAAAGCGCAGAATCTCTATTCTCGCGCCCGCCGGGGAGCGGACTGGTTACGGCACTGCGCAACGTCACCGATGCGAAATTCGTCGCGGCCTGCCGAGTGTGCCAGGATGCGCGGCGATCGTTGCTGGCCCAGCACCGAAAGATGCTGAAGGAAGCACGGGCGCAGCGAGCTTCGCTAAGTCCGCGCAAAGCGATGGCAACAGCCGCGGGCGCGAGTCGAGCGCAAGTGGCGTAAGCGTCTAGCCGCTAGCCATAGGCCGTTGGCCGTTAGCCCGTTTAGGTTAACCTCAGCATTGTCGAACCTCTCTCATGACCACCTTCGCGGCGGTTGACATCGGAGCGAACTCGGTACGGCTGAAAATCGCGCGCCTGGTGCGGCAGCGATTGCAGACGGTGCACGAGGACCGCGAGGTGGTGCGACTCGGCGAGTCGGTTTTCCAAACCGGCATGCTGGCGCCGTCGGCGATGGCGCAAACCGTGAAAGTGCTGCGCCGCTTCCACAAGGCGGTGCAACTGCATGGCCACGCGCATACGAGGGTAGTGGCCACGAGCGCGTTGCGCGACGCGCGTAACTCCCGCGCCTTTATCGACTGGGTACACATGCGCACCGGCTGGCGTGTGGAAGTGATCTCCGGCATTGAAGAAGCGCGGCTGATCCACCTTGGCATCATCAGCAACATGCGGGTGACCGCGTCGCCGCTGCTGCTGATCGACCTGGGCGGGGGAAGCTGCGAGCTGACGATTTCGGCGCGCCATCGTATCCGCGAAACTGTGAGCCTGCCGCTGGGAGCGGTGCGCCTGACGCAAGATTTTTTGCACCAGGATCCGCCGCGGGATTACGAGTTGCAACGGCTGCGCAGTTACATCGCCGAGGAGGTGCAACGGGTGGCGCGCCGGATTGCGGCGGCGCACGTGCAGGCGGTGATCGCGACCTCGGGGACGGCGGCAGCGCTGGCGACCAGCGCGCCTTCGCTGCTCAAACATCCAGGAAGAGAAAACAAGGTAGC contains:
- a CDS encoding nucleoside transporter C-terminal domain-containing protein, giving the protein MYRFVGILGLLSMLGLAFAFSTSRRSIRLKTLGWGVGLQFLFAFLVLRFDAGRSALAKAGAGVTRFLDFSFAGSSFIFGEIGKKQSNFGFSFAFQVLPTIIFVSAFFAVLYHFGIMQFIIKQFAKVMKLMGASGAESLDVAASIFMGQTEAPLTIRPFLPSLTRSELMTIMTAGMAHVSGGIMGAYVLYGIEAKHLLSAVIMTAPGTILMAKMLVPETETPLTGERNPPGAETAAATAEIDNVDMHKDENVLGAIARGTIDGLHLALNVAAMLISFLALIALVNAIFGGIHNHWASWFPASLESVFGVIFAPVAFVIGIPWRDCAAVGNLLGTRMVINELVAFANLGQMKAALDPRSFTIATFALCGFANFSSIGIQIGGISALAPNRRSDLARLGLRAMLAGTMANLMSASIVGILMK
- a CDS encoding thymidine phosphorylase, translated to MTAGSHGPGAASRARSVRVVDVIRRKRDGGELTRDEINYLISAYTTGAIPDYQIAALLMAILLKGTTAAELTALTEAMLHSGQVLDLSDIPGRKVDKHSTGGVGDKTSLVIAPVVAAAGVVVPMISGRGLGHTGGTLDKLESIPGFNVNLSLEEFRRVLRECGCALIGQTAEIAPADKKLYALRDVTGTVESPALICGSIMSKKLAEGIDALVLDVKTGSGAFMKREEDAIRLAELMVETGRRMGKRMVALITDMNQPLGNAVGNAMEVQECVDILSGKGPEDLAKICLELAGWMLYLGESVPDVEAGRTLAAQTIVSGAALAKFGEIITLQGGNPSVLRFRDRLPHALHQIEIPSPAAGYVSSIMCEQVGTACVVLGGGRERKEDAVDPAVGIMVHKKLGDAVAQGEALCTVHYNADARLDEARRLLLSAYTISSQPPAALPTLVHRVIGE
- the cdd gene encoding cytidine deaminase, encoding MSGAQPQVPVKPPLSATEKERLFVAAREVLTRAYAPYSKFRVGAAVLSASGAIYVGCNVENASYGLTICAERSAISAGIAAEGPSFRIRAVVVFNGNDAPCSPCGACRQVIFEFGPEADVIFQGRPGLEHSTARALLPAGFKL
- a CDS encoding DUF1223 domain-containing protein; this encodes MRNNVAIIFLLLILAIPAVAAEPAANVAPVPVVIELFTSEGCSSCPPADALLMSLDRNSVPGAEIIALGEHVDYWDGLGWKDRFSSAEYTRRQESYAAQFRIDSPYTPQMVINGRTEFVGNDSSRAARVIQDAVRTHPTLPSLLIRPHGEAVDIAIENAGSHRLDVILAVTESDLSTQVGRGENHGRLLRHTAVVRELRKIGKISSGQFTARQQLTLKPDWRRENLRAVVFLQDPSTLEITAAAQTALK
- a CDS encoding CHAD domain-containing protein; amino-acid sequence: MAIDNRRSLALIKKLDRALAMRDAKLPAERVHQIRTSARRLEALLETLGDDADARQRKLRKRLKRLRRLAGAIRDVDVQMVALRKLNIKREQERKAALMQTLSEMRGKRELALVEALDEKVVRKVRKGLRRWRQSISAERSRERAYGDPVAASLRGFSSLSRQMGSLTTENLHAYRTRCKRIRYLAEIGGSTAEAKRVVEPLKQIQDAIGDWHDWLTLTESAESLFSRPPGSGLVTALRNVTDAKFVAACRVCQDARRSLLAQHRKMLKEARAQRASLSPRKAMATAAGASRAQVA